The Mustela nigripes isolate SB6536 chromosome 4, MUSNIG.SB6536, whole genome shotgun sequence genome includes a window with the following:
- the GPR141 gene encoding probable G-protein coupled receptor 141, with protein sequence MAHHNVSSCSPILTPHLTRLYFLVLIGGLAGVISILFLLVNMNTRSVTTTAVVNLVVVHSVFLLTVPFRLTYLIKQTWIFGLPFCKFVSAMLHIHMYLTFLFYVVILVIRYLIFFKHKDKVEFYRKLHAVAASTGMWLLVIVIVVPVFASQYGTHQVYDEQHCFKFHKELDRVYVRVINYMIVTAVIATAVVLLVFQIFIIVSMVRKLGHSLLSHQEFWAQLKNLFFIGVIFVCFLPYHFFRIYYLYTVAHSRDCNDTAALYNEIFLSVTAISCFDLLLFVLGGSRCKQKIIDLWNCLLCR encoded by the coding sequence ATGGCTCACCACAACGTTTCATCCTGCAGTCCTATACTGACACCCCATTTAACCAGGCTCTACTTCCTCGTACTCATTGGAGGGCTGGCGGGCGTCATCTCCATTTTGTTCCTGCTGGTGAATATGAACACCCGATCTGTAACTACCACAGCAGTTGTTAACCTGGTGGTGGTCCACAGCGTTTTTCTGCTGACAGTGCCTTTTCGCTTGACATACCTCATCAAGCAAACTTGGATATTTGGGCTGCCCTTCTGCAAATTTGTGAGTGCCATGCTACACATCCATATGTACCTCACATTCCTGTTCTACGTGGTGATCTTGGTCATTCGGTACCTCATCTTTTTCAAGCACAAGGACAAAGTGGAATTCTACAGAAAGCTGCACGCTGTGGCTGCCAGTACCGGCATGTGGCTGCTTGTGATTGTCATCGTGGTACCTGTGTTTGCGTCTCAGTATGGAACTCACCAGGTGTATGACGAGCAACACTGTTTCAAATTCCACAAAGAGCTTGATCGTGTATATGTGCGAGTTATCAACTATATGATAGTTACTGCTGTCATAGCCACTGCGGTGGTTCTCCTCGTCTTCCAGATCTTCATCATCGTGTCAATGGTGCGGAAGCTAGGCCACTCCTTACTATCCCACCAGGAGTTCTGGGCCCAGCTGAAAAACCTATTTTTTATAGGAGTCATCTTTGTTTGCTTCCTTCCCTACCACTTCTTTAGGATCTATTACCTGTACACGGTGGCACACTCACGTGACTGTAACGATACTGCTGCACTTTATAATGAAATCTTCTTGAGTGTAACAGCAATTAGCTGCTTTGATTTGTTGCTCTTTGTTCTTGGAGGAAGCCGCTGTAAGCAAAAGATAATTGACCTATGGAATTGCCTCTTGTGCCGTTAG